The genomic stretch CTGCATCACTTCTGTCTAGTATTGTAGTATTTATGGTTACCCTTAGAGTCTTTAATGATTCGAATGCGTTGTATGTGGATTTAGACCATATTCTTCCGCAATGTGTCAATGGATTTTGGGATTGGTTGCCaagaaatttgtttgtaaaagtTTAGAAAACTCAATTATATTgtgtcacatcaatttgtaaaaatatttttgtaaagTTTATTTGTAAGTctaacattttacaaaaaattatagCCAATTGCAAGTCTAGCATTACTCGGCTTCACACCGCAATCACACTATGCTAACATGACATAGCCCCACAATCACTTGCCGACATGACATGAGCTAGTAACcctttacttttattttttaacaagaactaATTCAAAAAGTTACTAGCTTGCAAAGTGTGATTGTCGTGTGAAGAATATTGTTTCTCTTTACCATATATTTAAGAGCAAGAAGAAAGAGTGGGGTAAGATTAATGATGGAAATAGAACTAAAATCGACTCTTAAGATCCCAtcacaaacatttttcatatgGAAAAGGCAAGACCAATTCCCATTTTCCTATTCACTAGGTAAGACAATCTAAAACAATACGGAAGCAACTGCGGATGAAACCAGGTTCCACTGCTTTAGAAGCATATCACAAAATTCTCGATCCTCATGTCGTCTGCTACAATTAATCAGTCCCCATGGATGGTATACCGCTCCCATTTTTTGGTTGGGTCATATATCTGCCAAACCAAAGGATGAAGAGAAGTGATTAGAAAACATCCTTAGCAGCATCATGAAAACAAGTAGCAGATATGCCTGTCATATCAGACAAgctgaatatttttttttttttgataagttagaCAAGCTGAATATTATACCACACTAGATGTCTCAAGTTTCTCAACAGATAGAAGCATTCAAGTGATACTTCTAAAACAATTGATTTAGAATGTGAACCGATAGAACCCTAGTATCTATAGACAATCTAGATTGATAGCCAAGGGTGTGCCATAAACATAATTGATTTGTCCATCTAAAATGAGTGTGTATACAATGAGAGagaaatataatttacctcCCATCTCGAAGCAGGGAAAATATGCTTGTTCTTTTCGTACCAGTGCCTCTCCACAACTTTCCCAGCATGAGACTGtttgaaaattcaagaaaaaataaatatcaaagcaAAGAGATGCCAGATATTTAAAAGACATTTATAATGGGAAATATTTGCAGAAGGTAATCAAATCTTATGTagttcatttctttctttcttttttgggcttGGTAATTTAACTTACACACCAATTGATAAGTGCCATCTGGACTACAATCCATTTCTTACCATACAGTTAAGGGTCAGGATTTAAATGTATATGCCATTTTTCATATTACATTTTCCAAAAAGCAAAGCCTAGTATTGATTGTATCATAGCAAATTATGTCATTAAAAAATGGACTTTGAGCAggtttgaagattttttggtaaatagagcttttgtctatataaaaagtttgaaagagctttttagaaaagaattcatttttaagcttcttcAAATCGcagttttaggcttttttaactttttaccaaacaaaccatTTTTGATTGATACAAgtttttatgtactaaaaatacttttttaagtTCCTaaacgcaatcttaaacagACTCTTAAAATGCATTTTAAATCATTCGCTATTAGTATGTGCCATTATTAGTAGAATGGAAAGCCATAATTCAGGCTTGTTTGTGCATCTGTTACCTTGTATACCTTTGTCAAAGTGATGAATAATGAAAAAGTAGGAAGAGAATGTACCTCATCCTTTTCTATCGTTGCATCAGCAATGGTTCGCACATCTTCATGCACGTCAAAGTGGAAAAGCTGTGTaagaataaagggaaaaaatggcATATGATAATAAGTCACCTCAATTCAATACTAAAgaacttaaaataaaaagaaagaaaaccaaggCCACTCATTATAGTGAAAGGACCTGATTTTTTGGTCATCTACAAATTAATTAGGTTTCACTAACAAAACCCTTAAAGTGGCACTTACGAAGTCAGTGTCAGCAGAAGTGAAACATGAAAAGATTTAGGGCGAAAGCTATCCATCATATTGCAAAAACTTTTTACTAATGAGCCATATTCTGCATAACTTCAatattattttccttatatCTTAGGCAATAGAAAATGGTCGTACTTCCCAAACCAGACAACCCAAAAAATGAATAGACTAGTCGACAACCCCAAAAAAGGCATAGTCGAACAATTTTATCATACCAACATACTCCACcaaaagaaatgctaaatactaatcttttctttttaacctCTAAAATTTTGGCTTTTGGCTGGCAGATGGAACATGGGTAAAATAACAAGCAAGCTGACATGTCCCcaatccccccccccccccaaaaagaagaagaaagaaacaaaaagataaaatgaaatttgtaaaattgaaCATTACCGGTCCACTTTTGCCCCTCGCCTTGTTAATGATTAGCTCATAAAAACTATGCTGCTGCAATTCCATAATCATAAAAACAAACGAAGAGGTATTAGTTAGCAAATGTTCAACAGCTGAATATCACAATCATACCTACACGTGTTTTCAGTAGGATCTTACATGGGGAATGATAAGATCCTCTTTTACATAAAGCAAATTCTCCACTGAGGTTGTACGAATTTCTCGAAACTCAGGTGCAAGTTGCTGCTGAACTGAACGAAGAAACTCTCCTATTGCATCCCCCTTGCGTACCTAAATGATGAGAAAAGGGACCAGGGTCAAGAAcattaggggaaaaaaaagtatATCAATCACCtaaaatttgagaaagagaaaactaCGAGCAATATCAATAATATGCAATTCAGGTACCACCACTTACCTGAATTACCCGCCTATGGCCAGCACCATCCCAGTAGCTGTAAGTAATTTGAAGAGGCTCATCTAAAACACATGAAAAGCCAgatttagtaaaaaatttgttttcacacatTCATACAAAATTTAACAGTGTCAAAACACAGCATTACTTCGAATCTGCTCCTGCTCAAGAAACCACTGTCTCTGCAGCCTTTCACGTTCAGCTTGTTCCTCCGCCTCCCGCTCACTGAAAGTGTCTCCTCATCACCTCTAACATCAAACGTTAGTACCAAGACGAGAGCGACAGAGGGAGaaagggaggagagagagagagttgccATACCTATCTGGCAGAAAGCTAGTTTCCACGGTTGGATCTTTACCAAATTTGCCATGCCGAAACTTCTTTGATTGCGAATCTGCAAAAGTACATGTGAAACTCTTACTTCAATATAGGAAAGAAAGAGAACCAGAAATGAAATTTCTAATTGTCTGCATCCATCCAACTTTGTTCTTAGGAGGGAAAAAAAGGAGAACATCTTTTAGAAATAACTACTAAATACCAAGTATTTGAATTCAATAGAAATTCAATAAAACTCATGACAgcaattaagaatttttttaaaaaaaaaaaaaattcagcctttcaagattttttttttcgttcccAGGGATATCACTCCAACAAGATTCAATGAATACATTTTCAACAAAGTAAAATGCAGTGCTGAGTGTCCAGAATACAGATTCAGAATGGACCAATGCATCAAGTTGTCATAAGATAACTtctacaaaaaattaaacaatgtaAACAGAAAGTAAGCCATCTAGATGGCTAGAGACTCTTCATGCTGAACATATGGCATCATTCCAACAACTCATCAAGTGCATTCGTCATGAAGCCTATGAGTGCAACATTGACAAATAGAATATAAATCCATATGCATCTAACAGTTAGTTGTTGCTGCACATACAGGGTATAGCAACAGGTCATAAGTGATTGTACAcctatatttgaaaaaaattgtatagCCGTTTGACCCCTAACTCAAACCCAAATTTTACAACCTTAAACTACAAGGTAAAATACATAATACAAAGCTATCAACACATATCAGCACCTTATCCGGATCTCACCCAGAATGTAAATCCAAATGCAGTCATTTGAATACATGAAATTGAGCACAACGAACCATATTTAGTTGAAATTTGCCATATAGAATACTTGACCCGAGCATCAATTCAACTAAATGTTTCCCCTAGGCATCTAACTCGGCAAGATAAATAAATCAACCTAAAACACCATTTGgaatatttgaaataaattttggacACCAGCACCTGAACTTTTTACAAAAAGGAGGAATACCGGCATCTAAACTTCGACATGATCATCAAATAAATGATGAAAAAGTCATCTCTTTTAAAGTAAACTAAGCATTTTTTTCACATGGTCAAGCACAAAACAAGAAATCTAATATAGCTCAACTTCACAAGAATGATAATTAGAAGTTGATCGTCGAAATCAAAAGTGACAATTAAAACAACTCCTAAAATCTACAAATTCCCCAATTACCATAACATGCACGCATTAAGGATAATAAAGTGAAAAATTACAGCTATAGGTAGCAATTTGAAGTAATTGGAGAAACTAAAAGTTTTGGGTTTTAAGACAACCAATATATGCCTACCATTTTCACCATCCTCCTCTTCACTACCATTCTCGATATCATCAGCGAATGATAACCGTGAATTCCCCTTTATCTTCCTCTGTTTGCGCTTCTTTAATTGAAGTTCCTCCTCCCTATAAcacaaagaacaacaaaattaaccatcaaacaacacaaacaaaaaaccccACTAAAAAAAGACACTAACACAAAATTCTAAACAAACTCACTCTTGCTGTAGCTTCTGAAGcttctccttctcttcctcttcgATTTTGTTCCGAATATTAATTCTCTACAACAAAGCACGCATCACAAGCACCCAATCACACCCTTCGCTATGCAAATTACACATTCATTAACAAcaaacagcaattaatctttattACCTTCTCAACATACTCTTCTCTTGTAACCAAACCCACAGTTTCCTTCTTAAAAGCGTGCTCGAGAACCTGAAACAAGGCTCGAATGAATTAACACACGTATAGAGTATGCTTCGCAAGGCTATCAAAAAAGCAATTGGAAACCCTAGAAATTAGATGTGCATTCGAGTACGGACCTCGGCCCTGCTTTTGCCGAACTGAAGGAGACCCGGCTGGCCCTTGGTGGAGGCGGACTTGTCCTTGAGCTCCTGGATTTTGCGGCGTTCGGCTTCTCTCTGCTTCTCGAGCTTTCGGATTCGCACGGCGTCCTGGGCCGTGCCCACGTACCCGTCTCCCATACCCGACATCTTTctgcttctttctctctttctcggGTTAGATCGAAAAAGTGAATGTGCGAATCTGTCACGGTATGTTCTCCATATGTAGGTCGTGGATGTGATAAGGTAAAACGCGGTCTATTGGGAAAATTTAAAGAGTGATTTGAGACACCGTGGATCTGCTGACCTTTTGCTGTCATGGTCATTGGCTGTGCATCAAGGACACGTGGCTTCGCCCCCTTGTGTTCTCAGACTGATAACTTGAcatcattaaaagaaaaataacgcTTAAATCTTCGctagtaaagaaaaaaaaaaaaaaaaaagggtcaaatttgatccttataaaattttctttaattttaaatatgcCCCCATCTGGTTAATTACagtcaattaattaacaataatatGTCATGTTAGACCAATCAATTAATGTTAAATAACTCTTGATTGGCATGTTATGTGTTAACTATACATGTCTCGTgtcataattattttaaattacaaatataccataaataaataatttgcttttaactttaaaaaaaaaacaattatttaagatatatttgtaatttaaagtagTTGTATCACTTGATAATTACAGTTGGCACATTATATTTCAAATGAAAGTCATGTGGTATTAATTGATTAgtctgatttttaaaaaaataagaaaatcacaaaaaaaaaaaaatctagcatttctctaattaATGAGATACTAAATTGACATATGGACttatttaatacaaaataagaaCTTAGGATAAACACACATACCCTCTCAAATTACCAATTGTATTAATATTCcctataaattatcaaaaaatatcaatatctctaaggtttttttttaaaaaaaaaataagaaaaaaaaccctgaaaatacataaaactttaaaatttaatttaattaaaaaaaaatcaatgatttattTTGACTGTATATTTGATAAGGACAAATTGTAAAATTGGTCATCGTGATTTATCTGATTTGCAATTAGATTAttttggtatcaaaatgaactcaaaagtccTTGAAGTATgtcacaaaaataatttaatctctATAACAAAATTCGGTTCACTAgcttatcaaattttaataacatgaaacgttataataaataaaattattacactTATTGCATTTAAGTCAATCTCACACTAATAAGTTTATTAGATTAGTGAGCAGAATTTGATTAgaggaactttttttttttcaacgtaTCTCGAAAATCTCTGAGTTGATTTTGATACCGTTAATTGTGAATTATCAGTACaacatattttttcatttttccctatttGATAAAAGACAAGTCGCTTGGGTGGACTGCGACCAAGCGTGGGAACCGGAAAGCAAAGCAAGAATCACGACGCAACTCGTGTAGCAGATAAGCCATTCGCTCGTGGACTTCTGTGATAACAACGCCGTCCGACCAAGCACTTCGGAGGCAGCTTTCTTCCGCCGCCAAAAAGGAAAAGGGTTTTAGAAAAGCCGTAATGGATTTCATTCAAACCCCGTCAGCCCCAACTCCACCACCCCCTCCAAACCCGCGCGTTCTCTCCACTCGCTCCCAACCCTGTTCCAGGTTCGTATCAATTCTGGGTTTCAAGAATTTGGGCTTTGTTCGTAGCTTTTAATGTGGTTTCTATACTTTGATGTGGTAACAGTACATTGAAGTTAGTCCTCCACAATCACTGTTTCCTAGTCCAGTGGGAGTGCTTTTATTGTtgttgtagacttgtagtgtTGCTAAGGACTTTTGGCTCTTGTTGTTATTATGCTTTGTTTGAATTGAATCACAAAAATTTACCCGTTTAGATTGGGTTTGACCCCACGATTTTGCACCCGAAAAgccaatttttaagcaaaatcacGGAAAGTGTCTAATTTTGGAATGCTTTGAAAGAAATAGCGGTATGAAAACTCGAAAAAATTCACGTTTTCGGATTTGCAGGCAAGGgggtgttttaaaaaatgaatgattttaaACGTCAAATCGCAATTTTGTTGCTTATTGTTATTGAGaaagctatatttttttttcaaaccgcGCGTTTTGaaagttatatttatatttgcaGCCAAATGCCTGAAGTGGAGCTCAAGGATTGCAAATCCGCAAGGAAAATGCAGAAAGCTGGCCAAGAGAAACTGCGGAGGTGTCGAGTAAACGAGCAGTTTGTAGAGTTGGGAAATGCTGTAGGTAATAATACTACTCCCTTTTATTCTTTAATGCCACCCTAATATGCATTGACAGTTAAACATTTCTCTAAATCCCATGTAAATAGTAGAAGCACAACATGTTATTTGAGCTGTTTTGGTGCATTCTTAGTGTGTCATGATTCATGGGTTCGATTTGTCATCAAGGGGCATAAATTATAAACTACTATTGTATTATGCATTGGATAAGGACATAAGGTTGAAAACAATGCCGCAAATTATTTGAGCTTTGCACTTGTTGCCTAAATTTAGGGGTTCTAAACTCGATGAAGAGTTTCTCGAGTTCACAATTTGAAATATTCGAATATTGCCATCCAGACTGCCTTGGAGCTATCGTATTAACATGGAAAGCTTGATTTAGTAATTTATTCATAATTTATTCATCATATGTTTGAATGATGTAGGGTAGCAATCTGTCAAGTCCTAAACTATATTGGACACTTATCGGCCATTACACCATTCTAAGCTAGATTTAGAGGCTGTATATGAAATGTGAATGACTACTTTTTGGGCGTAGTTAGTTAATTCACCATGCTCAAATGATGATAGAGTAATTAGATTTTAGAAATCGACAGCTGAAGCTGTTTAAGGTTTGTACTGAATCTGTTAATTATGCTTATAGTAAGGTATAATTTTTAGCTAGATTTATGGGAGGTtcatttttgtttgataaacTTAGTACAGGCCAAGTGTTTAGTTGCTTTTGCCTGTAATTTCTTTGAGCGCATATATGTGGTGGTCATGTACGTTTTGGCCAGAAGCATGAAACTGACTTGGACGTGGTGACTTTAAAATGCAGATCCTAGTAGGCCCAAAAATGATAAAGCAACCATTCTGGTTGATGCAGTTCAATTGCTGAAGGACCTCACGAATCAAATTGACAAACTCAAATCTGAGTATACTACACTAATGGAAGAATCACGTGAGGTAATCCTTTTATCTTTTGTCTTGAGGGCTAGTTCAGTGTGCTGTGTTGCTTATTTAGTAAGGTATTGAAGTCACTTAATTTTGTCGAAATACAGTTGACACAGGAGAAAAATGATCTCAGAGAAGAGAAGGCATCTCTTAAATCTGATATTGAGAACCTTAATATTCAATATCAGCAGAGACTCAGGGGAATGTACCCATGGGGTGCTATGGATCACACCATTGTCATGGCCCCACCATCTTATCAATTTCCGATGCCAATGCCGATGCCTCCAGGGCCATTTCCAGTGCATCCATCTATGCAGCCATACCCCTTCTTTGGAAATCAGATTCCTGGGGTCATTCCTAACCCCTGTTCAACTTTTATTCCATATGTAACTCCAAATACCATGGTCGAACAACAATCCACCCAGCACGTATCTTCACTTGTGCATCTAGGCAAACAAGACTCCAAAAACAAGTCATCTGGGGAGAGCAATACTGAAAAAAGAGAGGATTCCAATGATGTTACTACAGACCTGGAGTTGAAGACTCCTGGA from Corylus avellana chromosome ca1, CavTom2PMs-1.0 encodes the following:
- the LOC132167984 gene encoding protein XAP5 CIRCADIAN TIMEKEEPER, translated to MSGMGDGYVGTAQDAVRIRKLEKQREAERRKIQELKDKSASTKGQPGLLQFGKSRAEVLEHAFKKETVGLVTREEYVEKRINIRNKIEEEEKEKLQKLQQEEEELQLKKRKQRKIKGNSRLSFADDIENGSEEEDGENDSQSKKFRHGKFGKDPTVETSFLPDSEREAEEQAERERLQRQWFLEQEQIRNEPLQITYSYWDGAGHRRVIQVRKGDAIGEFLRSVQQQLAPEFREIRTTSVENLLYVKEDLIIPHQHSFYELIINKARGKSGPLFHFDVHEDVRTIADATIEKDESHAGKVVERHWYEKNKHIFPASRWEIYDPTKKWERYTIHGD
- the LOC132186804 gene encoding transcription factor bHLH121, giving the protein MDFIQTPSAPTPPPPPNPRVLSTRSQPCSSQMPEVELKDCKSARKMQKAGQEKLRRCRVNEQFVELGNAVDPSRPKNDKATILVDAVQLLKDLTNQIDKLKSEYTTLMEESRELTQEKNDLREEKASLKSDIENLNIQYQQRLRGMYPWGAMDHTIVMAPPSYQFPMPMPMPPGPFPVHPSMQPYPFFGNQIPGVIPNPCSTFIPYVTPNTMVEQQSTQHVSSLVHLGKQDSKNKSSGESNTEKREDSNDVTTDLELKTPGSTEDQDLSPVRKISKKRSRKENSATNGSSSSRCSSSRSIQDSSSGGMIGGGKPDG